The following coding sequences are from one Triticum dicoccoides isolate Atlit2015 ecotype Zavitan chromosome 4A, WEW_v2.0, whole genome shotgun sequence window:
- the LOC119286827 gene encoding probable LRR receptor-like serine/threonine-protein kinase At2g16250, whose amino-acid sequence MMRARALWAALLLAALAAAVRGQGNLASRADLAGLYTLRGALGLRARDWPRKADPCSAWAGVGCRGGRVVSVSLVGLRRTRLGRLAPRFDVGGLRNLSRLESFTAAGFGLPGSIPAWLGAGLAPSFRALDLSACAVTGEIAASAIAGLGNLTTLNLAGNLLSGQLPAAALAGLPKLGALNLSGNAFSGALPDAVWSLPELRVLDVSQTNLTGALPGAGIAPSATLQTVDLSGNLFYGTVPDTFHQLFSRVMANISGNYFEGKLSSVAGGNVSSEMNCFLDVAGQRSPEDCQQFYAGRGLPYDGPVAAPTPQPSPAPAPAEKKNGRNKNLKYILIGAIGGGVLLLAVIAAVVYCIVRSRRGRSDQRESGAPSAPSGVHGSSRAAAATGATQPSASPASLAKVGDSFAYDQLANATSGFAEERIIKHGHSGDLYHGALQDGTTVVVKRITTRVAKKDAYTTELDLFAKGLHERLVPLIGHCFDEEDEKLLVYRFVRNGDLSCALHRKTGEEEEGMQSLDWIKRLKIATGVAEALCYLHHECNPPMVHRDVQASSILLDDKFEVRLGSLSEVCPQEGESHQNVITKLLRFSSTADQSSSGSPSASCSYDVYCFGKVLLELVTGRLGISASSDGTTSDWLDNTLRYINIYEKELMSKIIDPTLIIDEDHLEEVWAMAIVAKSCLNPRSSKRPPMKYILKALENPLKVVREDNGSSSARLRATSSRGSWNAAFFGSWRHSSSEIGPSRDDNMFKRSETIKSSGGSNGDHSSSRRRQSKEIFPEPSGSRDTED is encoded by the exons ATGATGCGCGCGCGCGCGCTCTGGGCGGCGCTGCTGCTCGCCGcgctggcggcggcggtgcgggggcAGGGCAACCTCGCCTCGCGGGCGGATCTCGCGGGGCTCTACACGCTGCGGGGCGCGCTCGGGCTGCGGGCGCGGGACTGGCCGCGCAAGGCGGACCCGTGCTCCGCGTGGGCCGGCGTGGGCTGCCGGGGCGGCCGCGTCGTGTCCGTCAGCCTCGTCGGCCTCAGGCGCACGCGGCTGGGCCGCCTCGCCCCGCGCTTCGACGTCGGCGGCCTGCGCAACCTCTCGCGGCTCGAGTCCTTCACCGCCGCCGGCTTCGGCCTCCCCGGCTCCATCCCGGCGTGGCTCGGCGCGGGGCTCGCGCCCTCTTTCCGGGCCCTCGACCTCTCCGCCTGCGCCGTCACGGGGGAGATCGCCGCGTCGGCCATCGCGGGGCTCGGCAACCTCACCACCCTCAACCTCGCCGGCAATCTGCTCTCCGGGCAACTACCGGCCGCCGCGCTGGCGGGGCTCCCGAAGCTTGGGGCTCTCAACCTCTCCGGCAATGCCTTCTCGGGCGCGCTACCTGACGCGGTGTGGTCGCTCCCGGAGCTGCGCGTTCTCGATGTGTCTCAGACTAACCTCACTGGCGCACTGCCGGGGGCAGGGATTGCGCCGTCAGCCACCTTGCAGACGGTGGATCTGTCTGGGAACCTCTTCTATGGCACCGTGCCGGACACCTTCCATCAGCTGTTCAGCCGGGTGATGGCCAATATCTCTGGGAATTACTTTGAGGGCAAGCTGTCAAGTGTTGCTGGTGGAAATGTGTCCTCTGAGATGAACTGCTTCCTTGACGTTGCCGGGCAGCGTAGCCCGGAGGATTGCCAACAGTTCTATGCTGGGCGTGGACTGCCATACGATGGGCCGGTTGCCGCACCAACGCCACAGCCTTCGCCTGCGCCTGCGCCTGCAGAAAAGAAGAATGGAAGGAACAAGAATTTGAAGTATATATTGATTGGGGCCATCGGTGGCGGTGTCCTGCTTCTAGCCGTGATTGCAGCCGTTGTGTATTGCATTGTGCGTTCTAGGAGGGGTAGGAGTGATCAGAGGGAAAGTGGCGCTCCAAGTGCACCGTCAGGAGTGCATGGGAGTTCAAGGGCTGCGGCAGCTACTGGTGCCACACAGCCTTCTGCCTCGCCCGCAAGTTTGGCAAAGGTCGGTGATTCATTTGCTTATGACCAGCTCGCCAATGCCACCTCGGGGTTTGCAGAGGAGAGGATTATCAAGCATGGTCATTCAGGTGATCTATACCATGGTGCGCTCCAGGATGGGACCACCGTGGTCGTGAAGAGGATCACCACCCGTGTCGCTAAGAAAGATGCGTATACGACGGAGTTAGATTTATTTGCAAAGGGATTGCATGAAAGGCTGGTGCCCTTAATTGGTCATTGCTTTGAtgaagaggacgagaagcttcttgTGTATAGGTTTGTCCGTAATGGTGACTTGTCATGTGCACTGCACAGAAAgacaggggaggaagaggagggaatgcAATCGTTGGATTGGATAAAGAGGTTGAAGATTGCAACAGGCGTCGCGGAGGCACTGTGCTACCTTCATCATGAGTGTAATCCACCCATGGTTCACAG GGATGTGCAAGCCAGCAGTATCCTCCTTGATGATAAATTTGAAGTGCGTCTTGGAAGTTTGAGTGAAGTTTGTCCTCAAGAAGGGGAAAGTCACCAAAACGTCATCACAAAGCTATTACGATTCTCATC GACGGCGGATCAAAGTTCTTCTG GTTCTCCATCTGCATCATGTTCATACGATGTCTACTGCTTTGGAAAAGTATTGCTGGAGCTGGTGACAGGGAGACTTGGTATCAGTGCATCAAGTGACGGTACAACAAGTGATTGGCTTGATAACACCCTGAGGTACATCAACATTTATGAGAAAGAGCTCATGAGCAAAATCATTGACCCAACCCTCATTATTGATGAGGATCATTTGGAGGAAGTCTGGGCAATGGCAATTGTCGCAAAGTCTTGCTTGAATCCTAGGTCTTCGAAGCGGCCACCAATGAAATATATCCTAAAAGCACTTGAGAATCCCTTGAAAGTGGTAAGAGAAGATAACGGCTCTAGCTCGGCCAGGTTGAGAGCAACATCTTCAAGGGGTTCGTGGAATGCTGCATTCTTCGGGAGTTGGCGGCATAGCTCGTCAGAGATTGGTCCTTCAAGGGATGATAACATGTTTAAACGGTCAGAGACAATCAAATCATCTGGAGGGAGCAATGGTGATCACTCTTCGTCCCGCAGGAGGCAATCTAAGGAGATCTTCCCCGAGCCATCTGGTTCTCGTGACACAGAGGATTAA